Part of the Drosophila kikkawai strain 14028-0561.14 chromosome 3L, DkikHiC1v2, whole genome shotgun sequence genome is shown below.
GTGATCGTGATGATGCCCATGGCTTCCGCGATCCGCATACTCTTCCTCGCTGCTCCGACGAGCATGAACATTGTGTCCAACACGCTGCATAGACGATATATGCGACATAAGACTAAGTCTGTGCGTAATCTACCCAAGCTAGCAATCAAAAAGTACACCAAGCTCTAGTTAGGATTAAACCGGAAAAGATCGAAGGATTACGAAAGTTAGCATAGTTTTATTTGTCTTCAACGAACCCTTAACGACTATAGCCTCAGCTTGGGATTAGCATCCAGTTGAAGCGCTATATACTGTTTGTACAGCCGATGCCTGGTAAACTGATAAAACTCGATCTCCCGCGTGAGGTTTCGGCTTAGCAGGGCCCTCGCCTTGTCACTGATAGTGGGCCTAAAGGAATTCCGGTTGACATCTCCCAACTTTCGCCTCAAAATGTGATACTCCTCCTTGGCCCCGGCGAAGAAGCGTGGTATGTAGCCCTCTAGAACCGATAGGGTGGTATTCGTATCCTCCCAGGTTCCAACTACTGCGTAGTGCTCCTCCACATTCTTCTTGGCCCGCTGCATGGCCTCATGGGAATTGAATGGCCTGAGGATAAGTGGGTTACACTTGCTTTCTTCTCTAACTACGGTGGAAAATCAGCCAAGGTGGGGATGCTCTTTAGAGCTAGAGAAAATCCTTATGGATAATCTTGAAAGTTTTGCAAGTATGGATACTTTGATTTACTATTTTGAGTTACATAAAAGTGTTATGAATTGATTATTGAAGAGAATTGAATTGACTGAATAGTCAACAAGTTCTTATTCAGAATACAAAGGTATTTTACGTTAAATTCTGAATATTAATTATCCCGATTGGCAAATCCCCTGGCCCATAGCTTCATTCCACCGCCCTCTGGCACAGCTACTCACATGCACACCTCCATGACCTGACCACAGAAGAACAGTGATTGCCGTCTGTGATCCCCGAGGTTgcccatttccatttgctcATAGACACACTCGGGATCCTGCTCCTCGATGCAGCGATTAAAGTCCTTTTTGAGCCACTCGATACTGGGCATTTTTACGGCCTCCCCGAAGGTCTCCCGCCTCTCGGCCAAGTACCACGGAGCACGGGCATAGTAGAACCAACTGACCAGCCGCTCAATGGGGTCGCGAACCAAATTGATATATATCGGCCAGGGCTCGTCCAGCAGGGAGAAGTCTATGAAGGCCACGTGCTTGGTGTAGGTGTTGGCCGTGGTGCTATTCAGGATGTCGGTGTGGATGAAGTTCTTGGCGTAGGCGTCGTGCATTATGACCACTTCGTACAGTCCTTCTACATCGCGACGCGCCTCGAAATTATTGCGTGCGGCCAGGATCTTGAGCAACTCCATCATCTTTTCGCTGCCGGTCTTGGTGACGCGATTGAAGAACACCGTCTCCAGCTGAGCCCGCGGGGTGTTGTTCAGCTGAGCGGCGGTCAGGTGGGTTAGCTGCCGGATTGCAAAAGTTGGGAGTGCTAGTGCGAGTTGGAGTAGTTTTCAGCTTGCAGGTTTCTGCctttggtggtggtgggcgCCCAGCACAGACACAGAGAATACACGAACATAAACGAGTCAAACACAAGTGGGACAACAACATACAGTATAACGTTTTGTAAAAGACGAGTAGACTTTAAGCGGTTGGCGGCATAATTTTTTGGAAGCAACAAACAAGGCACCTGGAGGCGTCCCATATCTCAAGGAATTTCGCAAAGAGGTGAGCGTAACTCTCGCAGCTGGAGTACGTGGGCATAAATATTAATCCTCCCCACAACGGACACTTACCTTTGCTATTTAATCTTTATAAATCGATTTTCTATCGCGTCTATGTCGCAACTAGCTAACGAACCAAAAAAATGCCGTCATTCGAACTGAGCTATCAAAATTCCAAGACAGAGTCGAAGTGTTTTCGTAGTTTTCGCAGTTTGGTTAGTGTTAGGAGGGATAGTGTAGAAGAGCTGGCTAGAGTCAGAGTCGGTATAGTATAGGATACAGATATAGGGATAGCTACAAGACTACCAGAGGGCTAAACTGCATATttctagtgtgtgtgtgtgtgggtggggtGTTGTTTGTGTTGTATGTGTGTGAGGTCTCAAGAGGAGAATGCTACAGATTTTTATGAGAGTCCACGCTTGACACAATGAGTGCAACAGAGACGGCGGAGAGAGACAGAATGGGTGAGATTTTTAGGGCAGGCAATATGCtatatatgctatatgctATATGCTATAAGCTAAAGTCTAAATGCAGTATCAAACACCAAGGAGCTGAAGCTACCTTTCCACATGTCGGTCGCTTTTgatggtttcttttttatttttgtttctgctTTATGAGCCACCAGAAATGTATGCAACAATGTTTACGACGAGATGGCAAAATGCAAGATATATCAGATTTATGGAACTCAAGCTTACCTGTCCGGTGCTCTTCAGATATTGGTAGGTGCCGTGCAGAGTGTTGATGTCGTCGTGCTCTGAAAGGGTAAGCAAAgcaaaaattatcaaaaaattcaAGTAGGAAGTGGGGTTTCTtggcaaataaatcatttcCCGCTGACACCCTACGATTATCTCATCACAATCTATTTCCATAGCCTCTATTACTAATATCGGCCATCATCTCGACCCCAATTAGATTGAAATATTTGATGACCTTAAAAACTGACGCCAAAAAAGGAAGCAACCCGAATACTTTTACTTTTCACTTGAGCCCAAAAGTGTTTATGCAATATTCGAAAGACGAAGGCGAAGTTGGGGCCATTTACagctttgataaataaataaagacgAGTGCAATAAATATGCAAGCTCATGATGACTCCTTTCACTTTTCCGGCGCACTTCGGATGCGATAGGGATCATCCCCGGTGGGTTTTGAAAGGTTTCCCCCCGAAATTTCAAAGCCAACGCATGCAAATGGATATTTCTGCGTGTCGTGCGGTCAATTAAAATCCTGATGCCAGACATTTGTCCAGCCAGAGTTTAGTGCCAACTGGTAAATGACTGCAATTGATCAGTTCGAGGCGGAGAGATGCGGAAAACATCTTGGTTTTCAAGTGTAGTGCGCACCACTTTTGTTTGGGTTTCGATATTATGGCCAAGTATTTCATAATTCACCGCCAAATCGAAAACAAGGAAGTCTGTACCTCGACGCATATCCAGTCCGATTGCCTTTAAACCAGATCCGTTGTATTTGGTCAATTGGGCAGTTCGCTGGAAAATGTGAATGAAAGTGTTGCCCCCCAACTGGTTTTCGCCGAGTTTCTGCTCAAAACCGCCGACACAAAGTCACTGAACCAAGAGTGAAATACATTTTGCGGTCGAAACCTTAAAATAGAAGCGTGCTCTCCTCTTTTATTTGTCACTCTTTAACTtgattcttttattttttgggtctgtgtgtgtttgttttcgtGTTGTGTGTGGTTTCGAAATTGGGTCACATCCCAGTTGCAGCATGTTACTCTGATTGGGTTTTGGCTTTTGGTTTTCACCGCGTTGTTCTATTGCGACCTTCAATACCGCCATAGCCTAGCTCCGGTTATTGGCCACTTGAACTGTCATCTGTGTTGAAGGTGAACGACATAACATATGTCGCAGTCAATAGAATATGAGCCACTCATGAATACCTAGGTGTATTTATTCTGTGGCGGGGCTTGGTCGGTGTTTGTGGTTCGAAGTTGAAGAAGGGGTGGGTCAGGtgaaatacatttaataaaatattaaattgaagGAGAAGTAAGTGttttaaatgttgttttttattaaacattttttggcaAACTTGAAAGCGTTTTAAGTAAGACCTTTATATAGGTTTGGCATAATAGTCGAAACTTGGCTTGAGGTTTTATTCTCATATGTATAACTTATTGCTTATTGCCTAATTATTCGCATGATTATCCACAGTTTCTTTAACAACTAGTTTAAAACGTTTTTGTGTTCTATGATATGTAAAATGTagaattttcttcattttcgatatatttttttgttctaaaagGTTAATGAAGTCTCAAATGAATCCTAACAGCCCGATTTCTTCCTTATTCCGGGTCCAACATTAACCTTCAATTGGTTCGACCTAAGCTGGAATTATTAGACAGACCCACCCAAACCCTCGTTCATTAGTTTAATGTTATGTTTCACTTCTCAATCTCTCTATCCCGCCCTATCTCAAGATCTGACTCTAACATTATCCGAGCCCCTTGGTACCGCCCCTGCTAACACAAATTGCTTGCTTACTTGCATTTTCCAACCGAATTGGACCTCAACTCCGAAACACTTAGTTTGGCCAGCTAACGAACTTggtgcacttgaaaaaaaaaccaagcaaTCTTTTTCATATAGAGTAGACTTTAGTAAAAGATAAAGAATACACTTTACAATATGTTACATGTGGTGATGATTTGGTTCTTTCTATTTCCTTAAGAATTTCTTAAACAATTTCATAtctgcaattttattttatttttattttcggtgtAAGTATAGGTACTGCTATTGCTGTTGGTGCTATTTTTATGGGTGTTTGGGTCCGTGTCTTAGTTCGTGTCTATGTGGCTGtctaattgaaaataaagctGCCCGGTTCGGTAGTGAGCGCGAAAAACTGGTTTGCTATGCATTTCAGCCAGGGGCAAAGTTGGCATTGCTACATTTTCTCaaagattttgttttttttttctcattttgcTGTTCCAGTTAAAGGTGCAGGCAATTGTTGGGCTTGTATTTTAACTTCAGAGACAATGGCTTCTGACAGGGTGGAGTGCCGAAAGGTTCTTAAATTGGTTGATCTATTACGAAGAGGGTTGGTGTCGACATGGGTTGGTTCTTGATAGATTGGTAGAGTTATTAAAAAGGTGTAAAACATATAATTTACTAAATTGTGTGCTATAATCCAACTATAGATGTTTCTGTTGGTCatctttaaacattttttcaaagCTTTTCtgatttaaaagttaaaatgcaataaattaaacatGAGTGTCGAAGCATAGTAATcttgaataaaaaattgtttaattttggttAATACCAATCTGGGTTAAATTCGCTAATTAATTCTTTGGTTACCCCACTTGGTAAATGTTTCTCCATTCCAGAAATCAACATTAAAGATCTGAGGCCTCATCACGCCTTTCTCTGCGCATTTCCACTTGCTCATTAGACCACGAAATCAAGCAACCACCAGCCAAGTTGGCTTGCAACGTTCAGCGCCGTTAATTAACTTAAGTCAAGTTCAATGTTGCCAGACAAATgcatgtgtgtatatatataaaaataaatacaaaaaaagagcAGACAGACCAAAAAACCGACAACGGCCGACAAGCagtgtcatcatcatcatgatgGCTTAAACGAGCATGTTGAGTACGTCGTCATATTCGTATCTTTATCTCGTACTCGACCCCAAGTCGTGTGAgtcaattaaatgaaatatttatgaatggATGAATGAACGGCTTGAGGCGAACCTTTTGATGAATTTCACACTGTTTACCTCGTTTTGTCTTTTGCTCAGAGAAAAAATGCATCCACTTCTCAAATATGTAGGTTTTttccaaataatattttccttctttctttctgtttttatgtaggtatatatatattgtggcCATTAgcttttaggttttttttttttagtcgtGGAGAGGGGCTAACCGGGAACAATTTGTAACTGTCGGCAATTGACGCGTGCGCAGACGCAAATGCAAGAGTGGCAACAATGAAGATGCCACCAGCTGTGTGGCAAACACGGCGCACAAGTGCACTCTGGACTCTAAGTCGCATCTGGCCCGGCTTTATCCGCTTccacatcatcattatcatcatcattacTCACTACATAGTGTAAAATCGACTTGGTGGCGGGGTTTTCCCGTTTTTCTACCCCTTTGGTAAAAtgatttcgtttttattttgtaataactTCTATTGAAACCTTCAATATTCATTAAACcattatttctgttttttataagaagtagaaaataaattagctTAATCTAAGTTATCttaccaaaatatttaaattgtaaattagaaataaagcaaaattgtttaattcttTTTAACTTTATGTGTATTTGTTCAATAGAAGATTGTGAGATTTGCTTCTTGTTCGAAAAAATCTTTgacaaaaatcaaattttaaaattgttgaccaaaaattttagttttaagtatttttctatttaaatttaatttacaattcactTATCTCTTagggtattttattttcgcGACCCAAAGAGAGGCTTTCTTTCACAGTAACCACAAAACTGGCGTCAGCTgactgccgttgttgttgtttggcaATCACCGCAGTAAGGCGTGAAGTCTTCTGTTTTCCCGCTCCTCGGCCCCCTTGGGCTCACATTTTTCCCCTGGCGAAGAAAAGCAGCCAAGTGGAGATCACTTGGTGGCACagctgtgctgctgctgctgctgctgcgctgttGGGGCAACTTTTGCCTAATTTGCAAGTGGAATGGCACAGCCCGTGCAGGCCGCAAAACTTCCGGCATGGAAATTAGGGTTTGCATTTCCAGAGAGTTTTGATTCGATTTCGGATTTTCCGCTGTTGCCTAATGACGACAGCATTATTAGTTAGTAGTTGGCCGCGGCCTAATTCGGGGCTTCATGCTGACGTTTACAAAGTGATGGCAGAATCTCAAGTGACGCTCTAGAAAACGCTCGTTTTCGTTTGGAAGCAATTATGCTCTTTTTAgggcattttttattattgtttgtgCACTCGAGTGCGGTTTGGATTTTGGTTTGGTGTCCACTGGAATTTCGAGCGCGTTCGACAAACATTATTGTGAAGCAAAAGGTGTCAAGTGACGGCTTTTGCGGTCTCCGGTAATGTGATCTTAATGGGAGTATTTCAAATACTTTGGGGGAATTTTAAACAAAGAGTTTTTCtttctaataaatttttatgagAATGTCACTCTCAATTCAAGATCGATTTTCAAAGGTATTATTTAAGCTTGAATATAGATACTATTTTCTTATAATAAAACTAGTAATTGCATTATTTGCACTTGCACACTAAAACCAAGTTAATTTCATATTCCACGCCATTTAATCCCTCGATTTCTTTTGCAGTTTCTATCATTTTAGCCATGtttactaattaaattaataaaattataatcaaTATGCTGCATTATTAAGCACAACCGCAATATACAAAAGTTCGCTTAAAGCAATGTCAAAAGGTTTAATTCCCCGTCACGCCGATAATGCCCTCTAACCTTTGTGCCCTGCAAACCTGTCGCtcctaaataatttattaatgcactgaaatatagaaaacaaaaaatgagtcTCTGTGTGCAGAGATATGCTTAATATGTAAACACATGCATATTGTAATAAAAAGGGCCGCCGCACCAACAATCTATGGATGCATCGACCATATATTATGTTGATTTTAATTTGCCAGTTTATTAGTGCTATTCCAAAAGCGCACACAAATAGGCAAATAAATGTACATACtcctatttatatttacttttaggACCTTCCCCAGAATATGccttcatttatttatgcgaAAAGCTATGCGCACTAATTTGGCTTAAAACGATCAGCTATTTTATGGCAAACGCCAACGGAAATTATTAACAAAGGCCTCAGGGAGGCTGTTCTCTTTTTTAtctgcttcttctttttttgagGCTTGAGGTTCAGGTCAATGtggtaattaaaaatcaattgggCGTAACCAACTTTCAAACGCGGTATCGCACTTATTGGGAAGGGTGGGTTAGACACATTTATCCGATTAATTTTAGTTTCACCTGCGGATACATTGTACCATTAATTAAATGAGTTATTGTTACAGGATAACATTATAAAAACTATACTTTTTTTAGCTAGATTAAATGAACAATATGAAAACTAtcttttctatataaatttcacAGAAAATATGCTTTCATCTTTCAAGTTCtacaaaaaaggaaagacATGAATACCCTAGATAACCCCCAGTCGAATCCTATCTACCACTAGCACTTGGTCTGTGCTAAACTTCCTGTCCGAATGCGATGCCTTATTCCGATACGCAACGCGAATGCAATCGAGCGCAAATTCTGGCCCACAATCTGGCCTTGTGTCCATTGTTGCGAGATGGAAATGAGAGGGGGCGAGAGGTGCGAGATACATCTATGCGAGATGGGAGTATCTGGGGGATATAGTGACTTACTGCCCGCATCGTGTCCGCTGATGTGATTGCCGGTCAGACCGAGGGCCGAAAACTCGGACGGCTGCAGCTTCACCTCCATTTCCTTGAGGCGACTGTTCAGTTTGTTCGTGTGCATGAACAGAAAGAAGGTGCACGAAATAGCCAGCAGGGCTATCAGCTCCACCGAACTGCAAGAGAACAAGCAAATAAATCGTTAGTCAAAGGTTGCTCAATGAAAGCTGCCCAGAGGTAGGGGGCATGGGCATCCCCGTTTACAAAGCCCATTAAGCTTTTATAATTTACGCCAAATTGGTTTTTAGCAGCTATTATTTCATTTACACTTCGAATTGCTGTCACAAACAGCCAGCGCTGCCAATGGAGCGGACCGGTCCGCTCCTCTGCCCGCAGGACGCGGAGGAAAAAAAGGGGCTATAGGGGCAAAGGTCCAGGCACCGGGACTACAAAGTGTGCGCTGTGAcaacatttaattaagttCTGAAAACCTGGAACAGAATGAAACGAAACAACAAAGCAAAAATCGGCGAAGGGACACCAGAAATGCACTGACTGGAGAGGAGGTTGGGggagagaaagaaaaattgcaaaaattataaaagaaattaacaaACAAAGAGGGATGAGTTGTGGGCAGTTGCTCCAAGGGATACCTGTCAGGTGTGCAGTACTGGTAGGGTATTTTAACGGTCTT
Proteins encoded:
- the LOC108083696 gene encoding heparan sulfate 2-O-sulfotransferase pipe isoform X4 → MSLNAERSYKMKLRDVENAFKYRRIPYPKRSVELIALLAISCTFFLFMHTNKLNSRLKEMEVKLQPSEFSALGLTGNHISGHDAGKHDDINTLHGTYQYLKSTGQLTHLTAAQLNNTPRAQLETVFFNRVTKTGSEKMMELLKILAARNNFEARRDVEGLYEVVIMHDAYAKNFIHTDILNSTTANTYTKHVAFIDFSLLDEPWPIYINLVRDPIERLVSWFYYARAPWYLAERRETFGEAVKMPSIEWLKKDFNRCIEEQDPECVYEQMEMGNLGDHRRQSLFFCGQVMEVCMPFNSHEAMQRAKKNVEEHYAVVGTWEDTNTTLSVLEGYIPRFFAGAKEEYHILRRKLGDVNRNSFRPTISDKARALLSRNLTREIEFYQFTRHRLYKQYIALQLDANPKLRL